From the Pongo pygmaeus isolate AG05252 chromosome X, NHGRI_mPonPyg2-v2.0_pri, whole genome shotgun sequence genome, one window contains:
- the RHOXF2 gene encoding rhox homeobox family member 2 isoform X1, producing MEPLDQCSQYITSLLSPGVDDEKELQDMNAVVLSLTEEVKEEEEDAQPEPQQGTAAAGEKLKSAGAQGGEEKNGGGAGAPGHLWEGNLEGTSGSDGDDEDSDQSEKEPGQQDSLTQGATAGLEPGNAQQPNVHAFTPLQLQELERIFQRKQFPSEFLRRRLARSLNVTELAVQIWFENRRAKWRRHQRALMARNMPPLMVVGQPVVVTTVEAIMAPLSISGMTDGYFWGHSHSSSLCFPMPPFPPLSLPLPLMFLPPMLLPPMPPPGQAQFGPFPFVIVPSFTFLNV from the exons ATGGAGCCTCTGGACCAGTGTAGCCAGTATATCACCAGCTTGCTCAGCCCTGGAGTCGACGACGAGAAAGAACTACAGG ATATGAATGCTGTGGTGCTGTCGCTTACTGAAGAGgtcaaagaggaggaagaggatgcaCAGCCTGAGCCTCAGCAAggcacagcagcagcaggagaaaaGTTAAAGTCGGCAGGAGCCCAAGgcggagaagaaaaaaatggcgGCGGTGCAGGAGCTCCTGGCCACCTATGGGAAGGAAACCTCGAGGGCACTAGCGGCAGCGATGGCGACGATGAGGACAGCGACCAGAGCGAGAAGGAACCTGGTCAGCAGGATTCGCTCACACAGGGCGCCACCGCGGGGCTGGAGCCTGGCAATGCGCAGCAGCCCAACGTCCACGCCTTCACCCCATTGCAGCTGCAGGAGCTGGAGCGCATTTTCCAACGCAAGCAGTTCCCCAGTGAGTTCCTGAG AAGGAGGCTGGCAAGAAGCTTGAATGTGACTGAACTCGCAGTGCAG ATTTGGTTTGAGAATAGAAGAGCCAAATGGAGGAGACATCAGAGGGCATTAATGGCGAGAAACATGCCGCCCCTCATGGTAGTGGGCCAGCCTGTCGTGGTAACCACAGTTGAGGCCATAATGGCACCCTTGTCCATCAGTGGGATGACAGATGGTTACTTCTGGGGCCACAGCCATTCCAGCAGCCTGTGTTTCCCCATGCCACCCTTTCCTCCTCTGTCCTTGCCCCTTCCACTCATGTTTCTTCCACCTATGCTTCTTCCACCTATGCCACCCCCTGGTCAGGCCCAATTTGGCCCGTTCCCTTTTGTTATCGTGCCTTCTTTCACATTTCTCAATGTCTAA
- the RHOXF2 gene encoding rhox homeobox family member 2 isoform X2: MNAVVLSLTEEVKEEEEDAQPEPQQGTAAAGEKLKSAGAQGGEEKNGGGAGAPGHLWEGNLEGTSGSDGDDEDSDQSEKEPGQQDSLTQGATAGLEPGNAQQPNVHAFTPLQLQELERIFQRKQFPSEFLRRRLARSLNVTELAVQIWFENRRAKWRRHQRALMARNMPPLMVVGQPVVVTTVEAIMAPLSISGMTDGYFWGHSHSSSLCFPMPPFPPLSLPLPLMFLPPMLLPPMPPPGQAQFGPFPFVIVPSFTFLNV, from the exons ATGAATGCTGTGGTGCTGTCGCTTACTGAAGAGgtcaaagaggaggaagaggatgcaCAGCCTGAGCCTCAGCAAggcacagcagcagcaggagaaaaGTTAAAGTCGGCAGGAGCCCAAGgcggagaagaaaaaaatggcgGCGGTGCAGGAGCTCCTGGCCACCTATGGGAAGGAAACCTCGAGGGCACTAGCGGCAGCGATGGCGACGATGAGGACAGCGACCAGAGCGAGAAGGAACCTGGTCAGCAGGATTCGCTCACACAGGGCGCCACCGCGGGGCTGGAGCCTGGCAATGCGCAGCAGCCCAACGTCCACGCCTTCACCCCATTGCAGCTGCAGGAGCTGGAGCGCATTTTCCAACGCAAGCAGTTCCCCAGTGAGTTCCTGAG AAGGAGGCTGGCAAGAAGCTTGAATGTGACTGAACTCGCAGTGCAG ATTTGGTTTGAGAATAGAAGAGCCAAATGGAGGAGACATCAGAGGGCATTAATGGCGAGAAACATGCCGCCCCTCATGGTAGTGGGCCAGCCTGTCGTGGTAACCACAGTTGAGGCCATAATGGCACCCTTGTCCATCAGTGGGATGACAGATGGTTACTTCTGGGGCCACAGCCATTCCAGCAGCCTGTGTTTCCCCATGCCACCCTTTCCTCCTCTGTCCTTGCCCCTTCCACTCATGTTTCTTCCACCTATGCTTCTTCCACCTATGCCACCCCCTGGTCAGGCCCAATTTGGCCCGTTCCCTTTTGTTATCGTGCCTTCTTTCACATTTCTCAATGTCTAA